The DNA segment GTATTTTTATTGCTAATAGTGTTGAACGTTATTCTTTATTGAATCAATTTAAATCTGGCGATCCGCTAAGATATACATTATTGCAATTATCATCTCAGTGGCTTGAGCAACAACATATTTTATTACCTCCAATACTGCGACAAAACCAATCACTTATGTTGCATCATCTGACTTTGGATAACACGTTTTTAGCGTTAACCATGCAGTTATTCCAAAATCCGGTTCACGACTCCTTAAAACCACTTTACTACTCAGGTAAAGCCTGCGAATTTGCTTCATTAAGTTTGCAATATTTATGTCATGAACAAGAGCCAGCCAATCGGCCATTAAGTCAGCGTGAAAAAAACAGTTTAAAACAAGCCAAAGAAATTTTAATTGCTGAAATGGAAACGCCACCCAAGCTTGAAATATTAGCAACTCGTGTGGGACTAAATACTCGAAAACTGACTCAAGGTTTTCGTCAATTATTTGGTAATTCTGTTTATGGTTGGCTACAAGAGTATCGTTTACAAACCGCATATAATATGTTGCTAAATGAAGGGGAATCTATCTCCAGTGTTGCCTATTATGTTGGGTATACACCCGCTCATTTTTCCGTCGCGTTTCGTAAACGTTTTGGTATATTACCGGGCGATGTACGCAAAGGGCATTTCACGCCTTAATTGATTTTATTAGGTTTATCGGTATATTAATTATCTTCATCGCTTGATTTGTCATCTATTAAACGCTTAATTAATTCTCCCGTTCCCATCTTGCTTAATAAATAAGCAAAATGCATCTAAATCGAAAGTAATAGTCACGCAATCTAAAGTCTTGTTGCTAGAGGGAAAATACGCTTTTCGTTATAGTGCCACAAGATGTTGTGGAGATTATTATGCATAATGAATTATGGGCGTTGTTACGTCCTTATCGCCCTTTATTAATAGGTGCGCTGTTACTACAAGCTGTTGCAGGTTTTAGCTCTTTAGTACCTTGGTTAGCACTTTATCAACTTATTATTTCTTTCCCTTCTACTAATACGTTCTGGCTAACCATTGCGGTTATTGGTGGCATTGTATGGCTTATTTCGCAGACTATTGCCTTTCATTTAACGCATTTAATGGATGCTAAATTAACCTATCATTTACGGTTAGCACTATCAGAAAAAATGCAAAAATTACCATTGAATTGGTTCGTTAACCAAGGGAAAAATGGTATTAATCAATATGTTCAGCGAGATATTAAAGCATTACATCAATTAATTGCTCATGCACCTGCTGATATCGTGCAATTAATCGTTGTTCCTGTTATCGCTATTATTGTGCTATCAACATTAAATCCTTTTTTACTGGTTTTCTCTCTTATTCCTTTAATCATTGCTTATTTTTGTTTTAAACAAACACAATCATCACGTTATCAAACCTATTGTGAACAGCGTGATAGTGCGATGAAAATACTCTTTGGCGATTATCAACTTCTTGCCGAAAACCCACTTATCGCGCGTCAATTCCCGCATAAAGGCATTATCAGTAAAACAGAAAAAGCCTTATTTAATTTTGTTTTTCATTTTCAAAATTGGGTTAAACGAGTTGGATTATTAGGATCACTTACTCAGCTATTATTAAGTGCCACGCTATTAACGGGATGGCTATTACTGGGTGCAACTATTTTTGAACACGCGTTGCCATTAGCCGATTTATTACTGTTTATTTTATTATTAAGACGTATCGCAGAGCCTGTTATGGCAATGGGGCATGGTGGCGATGCTTTACGTGCTGCAAAACAATCAGCACAGCGAATTCAGCAATTATTAAATCAGCCTGAAATGCAATATGGTGATTTATCGACCGAGACGATATCTCATGCTGTCGCGTTAACAGCACACTCTGTTTGCCTCTCTTATGGGGATAAAAAGATCCTCGATAATATTAATTTTGAAATTAAGAAAGGCGAGTTTATTGCCATTGTTGGATCTTCTGGTGCAGGTAAAAGCTCTTTGCTACAACTGATTGCTCGATTTATGGATGCAACATCAGGTGAGATTTTTGTTGAGGATCAGAATTTACAGGCATATTCACGTAATGCACTAAACCAGATAACCACTGTGGTGATGCAAAATAGTGCACCATTGCCTTATTCTATTCGCGATAATTTGTTGTTGTTTGATCCCGATTGTAGCGAGCAACAGTTGCAATCAGCCATCAATGAAACCAATTTAACTGAAGTCATAAAGAATTTACCGCAAGGTTTATCAACCGTTATTAATGATGAAATTGCATTATCTGGTGGTGAAGCTCTACGCCTTGCCATTGCTCGCGCTTTTATTGCCAATAACCC comes from the Proteus appendicitidis genome and includes:
- a CDS encoding AraC family transcriptional regulator; protein product: MSQHSSFYSYIGYQPKHQQVEEYRFQDQILLRQGVLETTEDLHIEETYQAGFNLVAVHSGSVISESVNGQKIEIATPSIFIANSVERYSLLNQFKSGDPLRYTLLQLSSQWLEQQHILLPPILRQNQSLMLHHLTLDNTFLALTMQLFQNPVHDSLKPLYYSGKACEFASLSLQYLCHEQEPANRPLSQREKNSLKQAKEILIAEMETPPKLEILATRVGLNTRKLTQGFRQLFGNSVYGWLQEYRLQTAYNMLLNEGESISSVAYYVGYTPAHFSVAFRKRFGILPGDVRKGHFTP
- a CDS encoding ABC transporter ATP-binding protein, encoding MHNELWALLRPYRPLLIGALLLQAVAGFSSLVPWLALYQLIISFPSTNTFWLTIAVIGGIVWLISQTIAFHLTHLMDAKLTYHLRLALSEKMQKLPLNWFVNQGKNGINQYVQRDIKALHQLIAHAPADIVQLIVVPVIAIIVLSTLNPFLLVFSLIPLIIAYFCFKQTQSSRYQTYCEQRDSAMKILFGDYQLLAENPLIARQFPHKGIISKTEKALFNFVFHFQNWVKRVGLLGSLTQLLLSATLLTGWLLLGATIFEHALPLADLLLFILLLRRIAEPVMAMGHGGDALRAAKQSAQRIQQLLNQPEMQYGDLSTETISHAVALTAHSVCLSYGDKKILDNINFEIKKGEFIAIVGSSGAGKSSLLQLIARFMDATSGEIFVEDQNLQAYSRNALNQITTVVMQNSAPLPYSIRDNLLLFDPDCSEQQLQSAINETNLTEVIKNLPQGLSTVINDEIALSGGEALRLAIARAFIANNPLLLADEPSSALDPDNAQKIFVAIKNKTMTRVVVTHSLVLAQQADRVMFMAEGKLIAIGHHDELLVNCSAYQDFVQKQGEQNED